One Dromiciops gliroides isolate mDroGli1 chromosome 3, mDroGli1.pri, whole genome shotgun sequence DNA segment encodes these proteins:
- the LOC122748296 gene encoding olfactory receptor 5-like — MDPKPEIPRTSDSEGTLPGRHWEEANMTRVQEFILLGFSTRPDLRGVLFAVFLTLYLLTLLENTIIILLIWSHTELHKPMYFFLGNLSCLEMCYVSVTMPTLLLGLWSGSCRVPFTSCMTQLFFFITLICAECTLLASMAYDRYVAICHPLHYPVLMRPQVCLMLAVASWMGSLSVSVIKTACIAGLSYCGPNVLNHFFCDVSPLLNVSCTNVALTELVDFISAIIIFYGSLMVALVSYVAIGAAVVHMPSATARFKAFSTCASHLIVVGIFYSTAIFIYARPKRMEDMDLSKLLSVIYTVLTPMCNPIIYCLRNKEVQGALHRTLHKVRISQSSAN; from the coding sequence CctggaaggcattgggaggaggcCAACATGACCCGGGTGCAGGAGTTCATCCTGCTGGGCTTCTCAACGAGGCCAGACCTACGTGGTGTCCTCTTTGCTGTCTTCCTGACCCTCTACCTGCTGACTCTCTTGGAGAACACCATCATTATCTTGCTCATCTGGAGCCATACAGAGCTCCACAAGCCCATGTACTTCTTCCTGGGGAACCTGAGCTGCCTGGAGATGTGTTATGTCTCAGTCACTATGCCCACCCTGCTGCTGGGGCTGTGGTCAGGGTCTTGCCGGGTCCCATTCACATCCTGCATGACTCagctcttcttcttcatcacaCTCATCTGTGCTGAGTGCACACTCCTGGCCTCCATGGCCTATGACCGCTATGTGGCCATCTGTCATCCTCTCCACTATCCAGTACTCATGAGGCCCCAGGTCTGCCTCATGCTGGCCGTGGCCTCATGGATGGGCAGCCTTAGTGTCTCTGTGATCAAGACAGCCTGCATTGCTGGGCTCTCCTACTGTGGTCCCAATGTCCTCAACCACTTCTTTTGTGATGTCTCCCCTCTACTCAACGTCTCTTGTACCAACGTAGCGCTAACTGAGCTGGTCGACTTCATCTCAGCCATTATCATTTTCTATGGTTCCCTGATGGTGGCCCTGGTTTCTTATGTGGCCATTGGGGCAGCTGTGGTGCATATGCCTTCAGCCACTGCCCGGTTCAAAGCTTTTTCTACTTGTGCTTCTCACCTCATTGTAGTGGGCATCTTCTACTCCACTGCCATCTTCATCTATGCCCGGCCCAAGCGCATGGAAGACATGGACCTCAGCAAATTGCTATCTGTCATCTACACAGTGCTCACACCCATGTGTAACCCCATTATCTACTGCCTGAGGAACAAGGAGGTCCAAGGTGCTCTCCACAGGACCCTCCACAAAGTTAGGATCAGCCAGAGCTCTGCCAACTAG